A window of Prosthecobacter sp. SYSU 5D2 contains these coding sequences:
- a CDS encoding DNA alkylation repair protein has product MPDPDPAPSLKDWFDAPRLRHIAHEVAALHPAFDSKHFLRLALADLDSLSLMQRLRRTTESLHATLPASYPAALKILRALAPRINHNFVGLVLPDYVAQYGLQHFDLSLAALKFFTPFSSAEFAIRPFLRQDLPRTLSVMETWSRDENDHVRRLASEGCRPRLPWSFRLDALIADPSPVLPILENLRADPSLYVRKSVANHLNDITKDHPAWVLDLLQGWPLAASPHTTWIARHALRTLIKKGDSTALTLIGASGKAEVKIPRFTITPDNIQLGQKITLTLHLQSASSASQRLVVDYALHYVKKSGSTSAKVFKWKELTLASGETVTLTRQQTLKDFTTRLHHPGHHAVDLLINGQNMAQSAFHLAK; this is encoded by the coding sequence ATGCCAGACCCCGATCCCGCCCCCTCCCTCAAAGACTGGTTCGATGCCCCCCGCCTCCGTCACATCGCCCATGAGGTCGCCGCTCTCCACCCCGCTTTCGACTCCAAGCACTTCCTCCGGCTCGCCCTCGCGGACCTCGATTCACTCTCCCTTATGCAGCGCCTCCGCCGCACCACGGAGAGCCTCCACGCCACCCTACCCGCCAGTTACCCCGCCGCGCTTAAAATCCTCCGCGCCCTCGCCCCCCGCATCAATCACAACTTCGTCGGCCTCGTCCTCCCGGATTACGTCGCTCAATACGGCCTCCAGCACTTTGACCTCTCCCTCGCCGCGCTCAAGTTTTTCACCCCCTTCAGCTCCGCCGAGTTCGCCATCCGTCCCTTCCTCCGCCAGGACCTTCCCCGCACCCTCTCCGTCATGGAGACCTGGTCCCGCGATGAAAACGACCACGTTCGCCGCCTCGCCAGTGAGGGATGCCGCCCCCGCCTCCCCTGGTCCTTCCGGCTCGATGCCCTCATCGCCGATCCCTCCCCTGTCCTTCCCATTTTGGAGAACCTCCGCGCCGACCCGAGCCTCTACGTCCGCAAATCCGTCGCCAACCACCTCAACGACATCACCAAAGACCACCCCGCCTGGGTGCTCGATCTCCTCCAGGGATGGCCCCTCGCCGCCAGCCCCCACACCACCTGGATCGCCCGGCATGCCCTCCGCACCCTCATCAAAAAGGGCGATTCCACCGCCCTCACCCTCATCGGCGCCAGCGGCAAAGCCGAGGTCAAAATCCCCCGCTTCACCATCACGCCTGACAACATTCAGTTAGGTCAAAAAATCACCCTCACCCTTCACCTCCAGTCTGCCTCCTCCGCCTCCCAGCGCCTCGTCGTGGACTACGCCCTCCACTACGTCAAAAAAAGCGGCAGCACCTCCGCCAAAGTCTTCAAATGGAAAGAGCTCACCCTCGCCTCTGGCGAGACTGTCACCCTCACCCGCCAGCAGACCCTCAAAGACTTTACCACCCGCCTCCACCACCCCGGCCATCACGCCGTGGATCTCCTCATCAACGGCCAAAACATGGCCCAAAGCGCCTTCCACCTCGCCAAGTAA
- a CDS encoding DUF4282 domain-containing protein, with product MSVPPPEKLPPGHIPTATSIWTEGRAIMDLVLDFSFQRFVTPRLIRILYALSLVAATLAALGWMASGFSVGLFYGLFTLLTGPIAFVIYVLTARVLMELILAIFQIAENIRKD from the coding sequence ATGAGCGTGCCCCCACCAGAAAAACTCCCTCCGGGCCACATCCCCACGGCGACCTCCATCTGGACGGAGGGCCGCGCCATCATGGACCTCGTCCTGGACTTCTCCTTCCAGCGCTTCGTCACCCCGCGTCTCATCCGCATCCTTTACGCGCTCAGCCTCGTCGCCGCCACCCTCGCCGCCCTCGGCTGGATGGCCAGCGGCTTCAGCGTCGGCCTCTTTTACGGCCTGTTCACCTTGCTCACCGGCCCCATCGCCTTCGTCATCTACGTTCTCACCGCCCGCGTCCTCATGGAGCTCATCCTCGCTATCTTCCAGATCGCCGAAAACATCCGCAAAGACTGA
- the mfd gene encoding transcription-repair coupling factor, with translation MSDPGPVKKVARKAVPKKRKPVPLAAKGERGEVHGLVEEVLQTGVFAKKLKGLGGKSEVVLDHVTREAWGFAVAMVMGHVATAMPGRRLWVLCPNVKTQDALHSELMVWGCPALYFPRHSALDVEALPDPESVAERVSVLSRWREHGPDCPLALVLCAESLEETVPAAREIENQRRTLEVGAKVDVEAFLEELDGAGYERVPVVMERGQFARRGGIVDFFSWQAEEPLRLEFFDDEIESIRAFDIHHQASIRRMERAGIILQISEAAADEGKVADYLLPEDVVLVVGGDESRPCQVRIVENAAPGELVEDYGTAIHENPLGVFDASDFVLHEARRKQFQMQVKEWQGMGWRTVVFFHNEAERERFAELSGTLEMEPPESMLGLLYRGFTVPAAKLAVLTGAEIFGRHQHTRRVRGSKLDDPETLRKARDVLRELRDGDLVVHADHGVAKYGGVSTRIAPGGRREEVLVLHYADQAKFFVPVAQAHMVTRYVGVGGKAPALSKLGGAAWQKTRKSAEKSVEEFAAKMLTISAERQSVTGYAFEPDTKWQVEFENSFLYRETPDQLRCVEDIKADMESPKAMDRLLCADVGFGKTEVAIRAAFKAVMGGKQVAILVPTTVLARQHWVNIRERMSEFPVTVEMLCRLTPKKHEKKIIQGVREGNVDIVVGTHRVISKDVRFKDLGLVVIDEEQRFGVKHKERFKEMFRFVDVLTLSATPIPRTLYLALMGMRDMSTIETPPPNKQAVQTMICPYDERVIKQAVDMELDRGGQIFFLHNRVMTIEKVAQRIRELCPRAKVIIGHGQMDEELLEDVMHTFVDGRADVLVCTTIIESGVDIPNANTIIIDRADRFGLADLYQLRGRVGRGGQQAHAYLLLPRDAVTAGDARKRVNAIKQYAGLGSGFKIALRDLEIRGAGNLLGTEQSGHIAAVGFDMYCQMLKQAVNKMQGRRVARPIEVALRADFLVQTEALMVQAVEGATPAFLPGTFIEDTRTRITAYRQLGEVMTRKELDELENQWRDQFGDKLPHAVTNLLTCAAIRLAAAHAGISDVEIKDRKLMLTRNGKMVMPDGKFPRLMERTGHRQLAEALVMLRSL, from the coding sequence GTGTCTGATCCCGGTCCGGTAAAAAAAGTGGCGCGCAAGGCGGTGCCGAAAAAACGCAAACCTGTCCCTCTTGCTGCCAAGGGGGAAAGGGGGGAGGTGCATGGGCTGGTGGAGGAGGTGCTACAGACGGGAGTGTTCGCCAAGAAGCTGAAGGGGCTGGGCGGGAAGAGTGAGGTGGTGCTGGACCATGTGACCCGAGAGGCGTGGGGCTTTGCGGTGGCGATGGTGATGGGCCATGTAGCTACGGCAATGCCCGGACGGCGGCTGTGGGTGCTGTGCCCGAATGTGAAGACGCAGGATGCGCTGCACTCGGAACTGATGGTGTGGGGCTGCCCGGCGCTGTATTTTCCCCGGCACAGTGCGCTGGATGTGGAGGCGCTGCCGGACCCGGAGAGCGTGGCGGAGCGGGTGTCTGTGCTGAGCCGGTGGCGGGAGCATGGGCCGGACTGTCCGCTGGCGCTGGTGCTGTGTGCGGAGAGCCTGGAGGAGACGGTGCCTGCGGCGAGGGAGATCGAGAACCAGCGGCGGACCCTGGAGGTGGGGGCGAAGGTGGATGTGGAGGCTTTCCTGGAGGAGCTGGACGGGGCGGGATATGAGCGGGTGCCGGTGGTGATGGAGCGCGGGCAGTTTGCGCGGCGCGGGGGCATTGTGGACTTTTTTTCCTGGCAGGCGGAGGAGCCGCTGAGGCTGGAGTTTTTCGATGACGAAATCGAATCCATCCGGGCCTTTGACATTCATCACCAGGCGTCCATCCGCCGCATGGAGCGGGCGGGAATCATCTTGCAGATCAGCGAGGCGGCGGCGGATGAGGGGAAGGTGGCGGACTATCTGCTGCCGGAGGATGTGGTGCTGGTGGTGGGCGGTGATGAGTCACGGCCGTGCCAGGTACGCATTGTGGAAAATGCAGCGCCGGGGGAGCTGGTGGAGGACTATGGGACGGCGATTCATGAGAATCCGCTGGGGGTCTTTGATGCGTCGGACTTTGTGCTGCATGAGGCGCGGCGGAAGCAGTTTCAAATGCAAGTGAAGGAATGGCAGGGGATGGGGTGGCGGACGGTGGTGTTTTTCCACAATGAGGCGGAGCGGGAGCGGTTTGCGGAGCTGTCCGGGACGCTGGAGATGGAGCCGCCGGAAAGTATGTTAGGCCTGCTGTATCGTGGATTCACGGTGCCTGCGGCGAAGCTGGCGGTGCTGACGGGGGCGGAGATCTTTGGCCGGCACCAGCACACGCGGCGGGTGCGGGGATCCAAGCTGGATGACCCGGAGACGCTGCGGAAGGCGCGGGATGTTTTGCGTGAGCTGCGCGATGGAGACCTGGTGGTGCATGCTGACCACGGGGTAGCGAAGTATGGGGGAGTGAGCACGCGCATTGCGCCCGGAGGAAGGCGTGAGGAGGTGCTGGTGCTGCACTATGCGGACCAGGCGAAGTTTTTTGTGCCGGTGGCTCAAGCGCACATGGTGACGCGGTATGTGGGCGTCGGCGGGAAAGCCCCTGCCCTGAGCAAGCTGGGTGGCGCGGCATGGCAAAAGACGCGGAAGAGCGCGGAGAAAAGTGTGGAGGAATTTGCGGCGAAGATGCTGACCATCAGCGCGGAGCGCCAGAGCGTGACGGGCTATGCCTTTGAACCGGATACGAAGTGGCAGGTGGAGTTTGAGAACTCATTTCTTTATCGCGAGACGCCGGACCAGTTGCGCTGTGTGGAGGACATCAAAGCGGACATGGAATCGCCCAAGGCGATGGACCGGCTGCTGTGTGCGGATGTGGGGTTTGGCAAAACGGAGGTGGCGATCCGGGCGGCATTCAAGGCGGTGATGGGAGGCAAGCAGGTGGCGATCCTGGTGCCGACAACGGTGCTGGCGCGGCAGCACTGGGTGAACATTCGTGAGCGGATGAGCGAGTTTCCCGTGACGGTGGAGATGCTGTGCCGGCTGACGCCGAAGAAGCATGAGAAGAAGATCATCCAGGGGGTACGTGAGGGGAATGTGGACATCGTGGTGGGGACGCACAGGGTGATCTCCAAGGATGTGCGGTTCAAAGACCTGGGGCTGGTGGTGATTGATGAAGAGCAGCGCTTCGGCGTGAAGCACAAGGAGCGGTTCAAGGAGATGTTCCGCTTTGTGGATGTGCTGACGCTGAGCGCCACGCCGATCCCGAGGACGCTGTATCTGGCGCTGATGGGGATGCGGGACATGAGCACCATCGAGACGCCACCGCCTAACAAACAGGCTGTCCAGACGATGATCTGTCCGTATGATGAGCGGGTCATCAAACAGGCGGTGGACATGGAGCTGGACCGGGGCGGGCAGATTTTCTTTTTGCACAACCGGGTGATGACGATCGAGAAGGTGGCGCAGCGCATCCGCGAGCTGTGCCCACGAGCAAAGGTGATCATCGGTCATGGGCAGATGGACGAGGAACTGCTGGAGGATGTGATGCACACCTTTGTGGACGGACGCGCGGATGTGCTGGTGTGCACGACGATCATCGAGAGTGGGGTGGACATCCCGAACGCAAACACGATCATCATTGACCGGGCAGACCGGTTTGGCCTGGCGGACCTGTATCAGCTGCGTGGACGTGTGGGACGCGGCGGGCAGCAGGCGCATGCGTATCTGCTGCTGCCACGCGATGCGGTGACGGCGGGGGATGCGCGCAAGCGAGTTAATGCAATCAAGCAGTACGCGGGTCTGGGCAGCGGGTTCAAGATCGCGCTGCGGGATCTGGAGATTCGTGGAGCTGGGAACCTGCTGGGCACGGAGCAGAGCGGGCACATCGCAGCGGTGGGATTTGACATGTACTGCCAGATGCTGAAGCAGGCAGTGAACAAGATGCAGGGGCGGCGCGTGGCGAGGCCGATCGAGGTGGCGCTGCGGGCGGATTTTCTGGTACAGACAGAAGCGCTGATGGTGCAGGCGGTGGAGGGGGCGACACCGGCGTTTTTACCGGGCACGTTCATTGAAGATACTCGGACGCGGATCACGGCCTACCGCCAGCTTGGTGAGGTGATGACGCGGAAGGAGCTGGATGAACTGGAGAACCAGTGGCGCGACCAGTTTGGCGACAAGCTGCCTCATGCGGTAACAAATCTGCTGACATGTGCGGCAATCCGTCTGGCTGCTGCGCATGCGGGGATCAGCGATGTGGAAATCAAGGACCGCAAGCTGATGCTGACACGCAATGGCAAGATGGTGATGCCGGATGGGAAATTTCCGAGGCTGATGGAGCGGACAGGACACCGGCAACTGGCGGAGGCGCTGGTGATGCTGCGGAGTTTGTGA
- a CDS encoding sulfite exporter TauE/SafE family protein yields MPPIDTSAAAFLAGLVTSVHCVGMCGPLSCSWAVSSKSGTTGFMRNTALYHGGRLISYGLIGAIAGAAGFIPLSWFQHGAGIVLPWLMVIAFALVGMGLDRYLPKPKVLSHSLRKIQTAAFRMKSAWRASLLGLATPLLPCGPLYVMFALAMANGSSLKGAEFAIAFGLGTLPLLWLAQTQLHWLGGRLQPVTLRRVQRGLALSAALIMAWRLRDTLNFTSDAIPSCCHAMM; encoded by the coding sequence ATGCCCCCCATAGACACCAGCGCCGCCGCCTTCCTCGCCGGATTGGTCACCAGCGTTCACTGCGTCGGCATGTGCGGTCCGTTGTCCTGCTCCTGGGCCGTCTCTTCCAAATCCGGCACTACTGGTTTCATGCGTAACACCGCCCTTTATCACGGCGGACGCCTCATCTCCTATGGCCTCATCGGAGCCATCGCCGGTGCCGCAGGGTTCATCCCGCTGAGCTGGTTCCAGCATGGAGCAGGCATCGTCCTGCCCTGGCTCATGGTCATCGCCTTTGCCCTCGTTGGCATGGGGTTGGACAGATACCTGCCTAAACCCAAAGTCCTCAGCCACAGTCTGCGCAAGATCCAGACCGCCGCCTTCCGCATGAAAAGCGCCTGGCGCGCCAGTTTGTTAGGCCTCGCCACACCGCTGCTCCCCTGCGGCCCTCTTTACGTCATGTTCGCCCTCGCCATGGCCAACGGCAGCTCCCTCAAAGGGGCCGAATTCGCCATCGCCTTCGGCCTCGGCACCCTGCCGCTCCTCTGGCTGGCGCAAACTCAGCTTCATTGGTTAGGCGGCCGCCTGCAGCCCGTCACCCTGCGCCGCGTCCAGCGCGGCCTCGCCCTCAGCGCCGCCCTCATCATGGCCTGGCGCCTCCGCGATACCCTCAACTTCACCAGCGACGCCATCCCAAGCTGCTGCCACGCGATGATGTAA
- the ccoG gene encoding cytochrome c oxidase accessory protein CcoG, translating to MKSPTLESLSSIEADGSHRMIHPADVHGRFTAWRRASALLLLGIYITLPWIPINGYPAVFLDVQERRFHFMGLTLATQDLWVGFFLITGLAFSLFYVTALFGRIWCGWTCPYTVFLEHVYRRIERWIDGDATARRRLDAAPWSAGKAMRRGFKHAVFILVSALIAHIFLSYFVSLKKLYEMMQGPPSQHLMVFGVMLFLTGGLYFAFSWFREQFCVILCPYGRLQSALTDDHSVVIGYDKQRGEPRGKVGSTSGACVDCRRCVQVCPTGIDIRNGLQLDCIGCAACVDACDDIMLKLKRPTGLVRYDSHVGLHGGKTRFIRPRIILYTGLLLLGVGAFAFSALQLSPVRASVVRMVGAPFYVSDGTLRNQFLIRVINKRNSPSTYRLQLTGDFPPQLSISGLTETLSLAPLGEEQKTLVLSLPEAAFTQPFKLQVNVTDTTRGDTVTTRVMEFLGPDTRLKSNEPLDPKDFVQ from the coding sequence ATGAAATCCCCCACCCTGGAATCGTTGTCGTCCATTGAGGCAGATGGATCACATCGCATGATCCACCCGGCGGATGTGCATGGCCGGTTCACTGCCTGGCGGCGCGCGTCTGCCCTGCTGCTCCTGGGCATCTACATTACCCTGCCGTGGATTCCAATTAACGGCTACCCTGCCGTCTTTCTGGACGTGCAGGAGCGGCGCTTTCATTTTATGGGCCTCACCCTCGCCACCCAGGATCTGTGGGTGGGTTTCTTCCTCATCACAGGACTGGCCTTTTCGCTCTTTTACGTGACCGCTCTTTTTGGGCGCATCTGGTGTGGCTGGACCTGCCCATACACCGTCTTCCTGGAGCATGTTTATCGCCGCATCGAGCGCTGGATTGATGGCGATGCCACCGCCCGCCGTCGTCTGGATGCAGCCCCCTGGTCCGCTGGCAAAGCCATGCGTCGCGGATTCAAGCACGCCGTCTTCATCCTCGTCTCCGCCCTCATCGCCCACATCTTTCTGAGCTATTTCGTCTCGCTGAAAAAGCTGTATGAAATGATGCAGGGCCCGCCCAGCCAGCACCTCATGGTCTTTGGTGTCATGCTCTTCCTCACGGGCGGCCTTTACTTTGCCTTCAGTTGGTTCCGTGAGCAATTCTGCGTCATCCTCTGCCCTTACGGCCGCCTGCAATCCGCCCTCACGGATGACCACAGCGTCGTCATTGGGTACGACAAACAACGCGGCGAACCTCGCGGCAAGGTCGGCAGCACCAGCGGTGCCTGTGTGGACTGCCGCCGCTGCGTGCAGGTCTGCCCCACCGGCATTGACATCCGCAACGGTCTGCAGCTCGACTGTATCGGCTGCGCCGCCTGTGTAGATGCCTGCGATGACATCATGCTCAAGCTCAAGCGCCCCACCGGCCTGGTGCGTTATGATTCCCATGTCGGCCTGCATGGAGGAAAGACCCGCTTCATCCGTCCGCGCATCATCCTTTACACTGGCCTCTTATTGTTAGGCGTCGGTGCTTTTGCCTTCTCCGCTCTGCAGCTCTCCCCCGTCCGAGCCAGCGTCGTGCGTATGGTCGGGGCTCCCTTCTATGTGTCAGATGGCACCTTGCGAAACCAGTTCCTCATCCGCGTCATCAACAAGCGTAACAGCCCCTCCACCTATCGCCTTCAGCTCACTGGTGACTTCCCCCCTCAGCTCAGCATCAGCGGCCTCACCGAAACCCTCAGCTTAGCCCCGCTGGGCGAAGAACAAAAAACCCTGGTTCTTTCCCTCCCCGAAGCCGCCTTCACCCAGCCTTTCAAGCTCCAGGTCAATGTCACTGACACCACCCGCGGCGATACCGTCACCACCCGCGTCATGGAATTCCTCGGCCCCGATACCCGCCTTAAATCCAATGAACCTCTCGATCCGAAAGATTTTGTTCAATAA
- a CDS encoding addiction module protein translates to MNAAVAHLFEEVLLLPSDSRTELVEAILERSAPSDELLKQQLEVVARRMENVRTGVSELTPATEAHASVLASLNLRA, encoded by the coding sequence ATGAATGCCGCTGTTGCACACCTTTTTGAAGAAGTCCTGCTGCTGCCCAGTGATTCGCGAACTGAGCTGGTGGAAGCGATCCTTGAGCGAAGTGCTCCTTCGGATGAGTTGCTGAAGCAGCAGCTTGAGGTCGTTGCGCGGCGAATGGAGAATGTCAGAACGGGGGTCTCCGAATTGACTCCTGCCACTGAAGCCCATGCAAGTGTGCTCGCTTCACTCAATCTGCGCGCATGA
- a CDS encoding type II toxin-antitoxin system RelE/ParE family toxin, with translation MTVSFESEALEEYREAAQYSEDRFGLGRQFVQAIENALAEISNHPERFQPVGEGIRIFRMRRFPYYLFYHYDTARESIVIYAVAHHRRQTDYWRGRL, from the coding sequence ATGACAGTCAGCTTTGAGTCCGAAGCGCTGGAGGAGTATCGTGAGGCGGCGCAATATTCGGAGGACCGGTTTGGTCTTGGGCGTCAGTTTGTCCAAGCCATTGAGAACGCGCTTGCTGAGATTTCAAATCATCCAGAACGGTTCCAGCCAGTTGGGGAAGGGATTCGAATCTTTCGAATGCGCAGGTTTCCTTATTACCTGTTTTATCATTATGATACTGCGCGTGAGAGCATCGTCATCTATGCCGTGGCCCATCATCGCAGACAGACGGATTATTGGAGAGGGAGGCTGTAG
- a CDS encoding cbb3-type cytochrome c oxidase N-terminal domain-containing protein: MPPDSPNSGPTLRPHVYDGIQEYDQKLPNWWLFSWYITMVFFVIAWVAYYQFGIGMSDEKNIEAAMAKIADFQKRELELIDDDKLWEMSRDEKIVAAGAATYSTTCIACHAADLSGLLAGAKLPGLPLNDQEWKHGGHPTQILTIVRQGAPDLTKGMPPWEPQLGLQRVVEVVAYILSKHKQDDPITLAADSPLKAAK; this comes from the coding sequence ATGCCTCCCGATTCCCCCAACTCCGGCCCCACCCTCCGACCGCACGTTTACGACGGCATCCAGGAGTATGACCAAAAGCTGCCTAACTGGTGGTTGTTCAGCTGGTACATCACCATGGTGTTTTTTGTCATCGCCTGGGTCGCGTACTACCAGTTTGGCATCGGCATGTCCGATGAAAAAAATATCGAGGCCGCCATGGCCAAAATCGCCGATTTCCAAAAGCGCGAGCTGGAGCTGATTGATGACGACAAGCTCTGGGAAATGTCCCGCGACGAGAAGATTGTTGCCGCAGGAGCCGCCACCTACAGCACCACCTGCATCGCCTGCCACGCGGCGGATCTCAGTGGCCTCCTCGCCGGAGCCAAGCTGCCCGGCCTCCCCCTCAACGACCAGGAATGGAAGCATGGCGGCCACCCCACCCAGATCCTCACCATCGTCCGCCAGGGCGCCCCCGACCTCACCAAAGGCATGCCCCCCTGGGAGCCCCAGCTCGGCCTCCAGCGCGTCGTCGAAGTCGTCGCCTACATCCTCAGCAAGCACAAGCAAGACGACCCTATCACCCTCGCCGCCGACTCCCCACTGAAAGCCGCCAAGTAA
- the ccoN gene encoding cytochrome-c oxidase, cbb3-type subunit I: MTHSTTKQLITFDDKVVRQFMWASIIWGIVGMLVGVIIASQLNFHQLNVTQWLSFGRLRPLHTNAVIFAFVGNMMFAGIYYSTQRLCKARMASDLLSKIHFWGWQGIIVAAAISLPLGYTRGQEYAELIWPINIAVALIWVVFAVNFFWTLARRNEPSLYVALWFYIATIITVAMLYIVNHISIPTSWTHSYTIFSGVQNALVQWWYGHNAVAFFLTTPILGIMYYFLPKSVERPVYSYRLSIVHFWSLVFIYIWAGPHHLLNTALPKWLQMLGMFFSLMLWAPSWGGMLNGLLTLRGAWDKLRTDPVVKFFIAAVTFYGMATFEGPLLSIRAVNALSHYSDWTIGHVHAGALGWNGLMAAGMFYWLTPRLYGTKLHSIPMANFHFWISIVGILLYVAAMWVSGIMQGLMLNSTNAAGTALTYPNFIETLTAIRPMMAFRIIGGVMYLVGMILMLWNLWMTARSGSPVNETREVAVIERASVDNMRPREAFLADPVTYFLGGLFLLMGWIFLPKGADITALVCALLFGAIAVKKFIASNTTWAQWYDRLLENWLPFTILTFLAVALGGLIQIIPTVMVNRAKNMEDRIQQVYTPLELTGRDIYVSEGCYNCHSQMIRTMLPDVLRYGDYSRLGESIYDHPFQWGSKRTGPDLAREGDRYPHSWHYNHMMDPRSTSVGSNMPSYPHLFTDKFDQKTLPKKIAAMVRLGVPYPAMTDLEIKENAIKQGIEIVNKLKEDKITASPDTQIIALIAYLQKLGKHDTLEAENKLGTYPTTPGLIPGPVNPDKNRPLSGSQ; this comes from the coding sequence ATGACCCACTCCACCACCAAGCAGCTCATCACGTTTGATGACAAGGTCGTCCGCCAGTTCATGTGGGCGTCCATCATCTGGGGCATCGTCGGCATGCTCGTCGGCGTCATCATCGCCTCCCAGCTCAATTTCCATCAGCTCAATGTCACGCAGTGGCTGTCTTTTGGCCGCCTGCGCCCGCTGCATACCAATGCCGTCATCTTCGCCTTTGTGGGAAACATGATGTTCGCCGGCATCTACTACTCCACTCAGCGCCTGTGCAAGGCCCGCATGGCCTCAGACCTCCTGTCCAAGATCCACTTCTGGGGCTGGCAGGGCATCATCGTCGCCGCCGCCATCAGCCTGCCGCTGGGTTACACACGCGGCCAGGAATACGCCGAGCTCATCTGGCCCATCAACATCGCCGTCGCCCTCATCTGGGTCGTATTTGCGGTGAACTTCTTCTGGACACTGGCCCGCCGTAACGAGCCCTCGCTCTATGTCGCCCTCTGGTTCTACATCGCCACTATCATCACCGTGGCGATGCTTTATATCGTCAACCATATCTCCATCCCCACGAGCTGGACGCACAGCTATACCATCTTCTCCGGTGTGCAGAACGCGCTGGTACAGTGGTGGTATGGGCATAACGCCGTCGCCTTCTTCCTCACCACGCCCATTCTCGGCATCATGTACTACTTCCTGCCGAAGTCTGTGGAGCGGCCCGTGTATTCCTACCGCCTGTCCATCGTCCACTTCTGGTCCCTGGTCTTCATTTACATCTGGGCCGGTCCGCACCACCTGTTGAATACTGCCCTGCCCAAATGGCTGCAAATGCTCGGCATGTTCTTCAGCCTCATGCTCTGGGCGCCCAGCTGGGGAGGCATGCTCAATGGCCTGCTCACTCTCCGCGGTGCCTGGGACAAGCTGCGCACCGACCCCGTCGTTAAATTCTTCATCGCCGCCGTCACCTTTTACGGCATGGCCACCTTTGAAGGTCCTCTCCTTTCCATCCGTGCTGTCAATGCCCTTTCGCATTACTCAGACTGGACCATCGGCCACGTCCACGCCGGTGCTCTTGGCTGGAACGGACTCATGGCCGCCGGTATGTTTTACTGGCTCACTCCACGCCTTTACGGAACAAAGCTGCATTCCATCCCGATGGCCAATTTTCACTTCTGGATCTCCATCGTCGGCATTCTCCTGTACGTCGCCGCCATGTGGGTGTCCGGCATCATGCAGGGCCTCATGCTGAATTCCACCAATGCCGCAGGCACCGCCCTCACTTATCCAAATTTCATCGAGACCCTCACCGCCATCCGTCCCATGATGGCCTTCCGCATCATCGGCGGTGTCATGTATCTCGTCGGCATGATCCTCATGCTCTGGAACCTCTGGATGACCGCCCGCAGTGGCAGCCCCGTCAATGAAACCCGCGAGGTCGCCGTCATCGAGCGCGCCAGTGTGGACAACATGCGGCCGCGCGAAGCCTTCCTGGCTGATCCCGTCACCTACTTCCTAGGCGGCCTATTCCTCCTCATGGGCTGGATCTTCCTGCCTAAAGGGGCCGACATCACAGCTCTGGTTTGCGCCCTCCTCTTCGGAGCCATTGCAGTGAAAAAGTTCATCGCCTCAAACACCACTTGGGCGCAGTGGTATGATCGTTTGTTAGAAAACTGGCTGCCCTTCACCATCCTCACCTTCCTCGCCGTCGCCCTCGGCGGCCTCATCCAGATCATCCCCACCGTCATGGTGAACCGGGCCAAAAACATGGAGGACCGCATCCAGCAGGTCTATACCCCCCTGGAGCTCACTGGCCGCGACATCTATGTCTCCGAAGGCTGCTACAACTGCCACAGCCAGATGATCCGCACCATGCTGCCGGACGTCCTCCGGTATGGCGACTACAGCCGCCTCGGCGAAAGTATCTATGACCATCCCTTCCAGTGGGGCTCCAAGCGTACCGGTCCCGACCTTGCCCGCGAAGGCGACCGCTATCCGCATAGCTGGCACTACAACCACATGATGGACCCCCGCAGCACCTCCGTCGGCTCCAACATGCCTTCTTACCCGCACCTCTTCACGGATAAGTTTGATCAGAAGACCCTGCCCAAAAAGATCGCCGCCATGGTTCGGCTCGGCGTGCCTTATCCCGCCATGACCGATCTCGAGATCAAGGAAAACGCCATCAAGCAAGGCATCGAAATCGTCAACAAACTCAAGGAGGACAAAATCACCGCCTCCCCGGATACCCAGATCATCGCCCTCATCGCCTACCTGCAAAAACTGGGCAAGCACGACACCCTTGAGGCAGAAAACAAACTTGGGACCTACCCCACCACCCCCGGTCTGATCCCCGGCCCCGTCAACCCTGACAAAAACCGCCCCCTCAGCGGCAGCCAATAA